The DNA region AACTAAGTGGAGATATTCCTTCGAGTCTTAATAATCTGACAAATCTTAACGAATTGTAAGTGAGTAACTAAAGcattttttgtatatatcaatGAAAGAAGTAAAATGAGTTTATAGTTTGAATCCTTTTCAGGTACTTGGCCAACAACAGATTAACGGGCAGTCTTCCAAATTTAGCTAGTTTGAACAGTCTCTACACATTGTATAAGTTTCTCTTTTGCTGCGTAATTAACAATCACTACCTTTCTCAAACccttatttgtaattaatatagttccattaattATATGATTGTAATGTCACAGAGATGTGAGCAATAATACTTTGGAATTCTCAGTCATTCCATCATGGCTTTCGTCGTTACGCTCCCTGTCACCATTGTAtgaacatctctctctctcactctctctctatgtatatacatatatacatacatagtatatatatttgtatacaGCAGTTACAAACAACACATGGTCTTCTCCTTGATAGAAGGATGGAAGGGATACAACTTGAAGGTCCAATACCAATCTTCCTCTTCAGCCCTACTGAACTACAGACTATGTGAGTAATACATGCAAGCTTGATTGGTAGATCAAGTCGAAGCTGTGACATTTGTAGTAATTATTGAGAtgttttaagttattttttgttCACTTGCAGCAACCTAAAGCGCAATGGTATAAACGAACCATTGGACTTTGGTACCAATTATAGCGAGCAGTTGGAGTTTGTGGATTTGCAAAGTAATGACATAACCCATTATAGACCAACATCTAGTAAACGCATCCaagtattgtatatatatactggttaaaattttaaattaacaatttttgtAAGCTTTTCAACCAGTTACATATCTCTTTGATATTTCCACAGATTAGCAAACAATCCGGTGTGCATGGAGCTGGGGAACGTACCGAGTTACTGCTCAATAGTCCAACATAATTCCTCATTTTCAACTCTCCCAACAAACTTTGCTCCATGTGGTCAGAACATGACACCGAGTTCTACATGTCAATGTGTGTATCCAATCACAGGAACACTCTTCTTCAGATCTCCTTCATTCTCAGGGTTTTTCAACTCCACCAACTTCTTGAATCTTCAGCAGGGAATGGTAGAGTTCTTTAAGAAGTTCGGTTATCCTGTTGACTTGGTGGCTATCAGAAACATAAGAGAGGATACAACTGATCGTCAGCTTCTAATAGATCTCTTGGTCTTCCCATTGGGAAAAGTTAGTTTTAATCAAACAGAAATGGCAATTCTTGGTTTTGCGTTTAGCAACCAGACTTACAAGCCTCCCAACATATTTGGCCCTTACCAAGCCAATCCTTACGGTTACTTCTCGGGTATGATGAAACCGGTCACTCACAGTAAAACCGAAACTATATAATTGTTCCATATAACTCATTtgcatttccttttttttttcttttccttagaTATTGGAAGTGGTTCAGAAGTAGGAAGGTCCAAGTCACTAAGCATCGGCGGTATCATCGGAATAGTATTGGGTGCTGTTGTGCTGCTGTTGGTAATTGGACTTGGGATATGGATTTCTCTTTGTTGTAAAAAAAGAGAGCAGAAGAACAAAGGAAAGGGAATTGATAGAATTAATCATCAACAAGTCCGCGTTACAGAGACTGAGACAGAAACCTCAGTTCGAGTAAAATCTCGCATTACAGAATTAGAAGTATAAATGTAAATGAGTTCTTATGATACATtcaaaagatattatatatatatatatgtatatgtatgtttaaaaaaatttgatatctaAGACTCTAAGAGTATACAGGTTTATACATACGAgttcttaaataaatatataaaacttaacaCACCACAAATGTTACGAATATTGAAGCAATCAAGCAATGCATACTAAAATTTAgaactatatatacaaactttTGAACACACAATATACAagttatatttgtacttttcgTAATCATATGCCTTTTAGAGAATTATTCGATATCGTTTAAAATGGAGTTTTGGCTAATGACGATTACCACTCTATGATTTCCCATTCACATGTAGAATACATATACAAACAATTAGATCCGATCATATACTGATTGTCATACGAATTTAATTTAAACCAATTATCTTGCAGAAAGACCTACATAGTATAGGtataaatttgataaatgatGGATCAAAAAAGACGGGTTAATGGAGGTACTTAATATTGGTTGGAATAGATCTCAGATGTAGACCGTAACcattgtaattatatatacgATTGGAGAAACTATAACGCTTCATTTAGTAAATGTAAGATATTGGAGCTAAAGATAGCTTTGAGGaggtcaaaactcaaaatgatGATAAGTAAATACTCAAGGAGAATAAGTAGAAAATTAATGGTGATAAAAAATACTCAAGGAAAATCAGTAgctttgttttgtgtattttatttttcatgaaaattaataatgatCAGCAACCTACTATCATCTGTAACTGCAAGGCTTGTGGAcataaacttttgaaatttagCGATTGCGAACAGTAGACGCGATGTCCGTAGGCCATAAAACACTTAAGCTAGACTAATTCATTTTCATGACAATAATCCTTttactaattaataaattatcagTAATTtaatttccaaaggcaattgaaaaaataataagcaTTGATTATAAGAGGAGAGAACAAGCTGCTAAGGctgaaatatattataagtggaaatttaacagtttgatataagttaataataattgaaatatattggtttattggtttgcAAAGAACTCTAGATTTCTTCAACTTAACTTTCGATTGATATCAATACTATTAGTTAGTTCAAGATTTGGATAATACTGGTAAAGATTCAGATAACTCTGAGGTCGATGATTATGATTGATGAAAGTGGTATAGTTGTATTGATTTTGtcacgtttatatatatatatatatatatatatttcaatatcaTGTCTTAATTTGTATTTTAGCTGAAATATTGGACGAAATCAGGTTGGTTAGAACATGATCGACCTCCGACGTTGTTTAGTTGGAACATGAGGAATGTTGTATCGTGGGAGCAACATATTGTTTAGTTAGAACATGATCCACCTCCGACGTTTGGAGAAGAGTACCTAAGGACGTATTTGACAGATGTTGGTGCAGAGAAGAAACTTGATTGCGAGGATAACGAGCAATCTCCATTTTACGTTACGTAAACATGGAACGAACATAGTTTATTTTTGGGATTCGTCTACCATATTGGGAGGATCATATGGATTTATAGACCATGCTCATTGAGAAGATGCTTtttacacatacaaaaaaacaaaaaacacggATACACCTTTATACAtggatttgattcaaaattaGATCACTTTATAAATTGTAATTAGAGACTTTAGACTACACTcattatttctataaaaattaCTTGTCAAAAAGATGATAACGTTTACTCGCCATGTctataaatgtttttgttatgttatattCTAAACGTCTTTATCTGGaactctgtatatatatatatatatatatatatatatgtatagagcTACATGGAGCTTACGGATTGAAGCTCTCTTAATATGTCCAATTCTGTAGAAACGGGACTAAATCGGTGTTATCGGTAATATCGTAGTAGCTGTACTTGGTCTCCAAATGTAATTATGCAACTAGCAGCACACAACCATCTTATTGTGTTTAGACTTTAGactagttatataaaaaaatggtttcGGCAAAGTGGAcattttattctaatttatatttgttaattaagaGATCCAGACATCCCCATTTATTGTGTTTTACTATTTTACATGATTCTTCTTATGcttgttttcacttttctttttatatacaaatctGTTATTCCTGTGAAGTTGTAAGGCTTTCTGATTCCTATAAAGAATAAAAGTATTGAGGttagatataataaaatgataaaaggCTCAGTCTCATGATGAGACTCTCATCTTACAGAATCTTCTCGAATGGTGTACCCGGCAGGACAAGATTGCCAGCAAAAGATTACAGAGAGTCAACCCCCAAAAGTCGTCTTGTTGCCTATTCTCGTTACTTCACCTTTTCCGATTTTACATATTCTGATAAACTATAAAATAGAAGAAAGTTTCTTGTAAAATTCCAAAATGCCTTGGTCGTCACATAATATTGCACATAAGGATCTCCTATTTAATGAAACTTCAAATAGATCATTGTGAGTATTAGCTGATCAAATATTTTCTGTTCTACTCTGTTTGGCAAGTACTGAGAAAGGCTAAGAAAGCTCGTGAGTTTCCTCATTAGTAATTATGGTGCTAATTTCAATACTTTACAACGCTCACCCTTACCTATATATATCTTCGTTTCTTTGTAGAACATAAGTGACCAGTCCATGGCTTCTGGGTCAGCGCAAATAAAAAACATAGTTCTAGTGGGGCGTGCAGGCAACGGAAAAAGCGCCACAGGGAACTCACTCATTAGACAACAAAGGTTCACCTCAGTAACACAAGCAACAGGTGTTACTATGACATGTCAGACATTTAGAGCTGTGACAAAAAGTGGGCCGATCATCAATGTGATTGACACTCCTGGTATGTTTATACATTTGATACAATATTACTCCCTCTCTACATTTGATACAATATTACTCCCTCTCTCTCATACATGCTTAGAAGTTtttacacatattaagaaaacaataattactgagataaaatatattttttctttaagtaaagagaatattatttaattttaaactaataacaatctaaattttaaatattttcaatgattacttcttgaagtttacaaaacatcaatctttgtgagacaaaaaaatatcccaaaacatcaatctttgtgaaacagagagaatatatTTTAGTCGTAGGCATGTGAAGCCATATAATAACAATAACTTGAAATGGGGTCATACTATGAAGAGAAATGAATGAATGTGTGGTGTTATTTGTCTCATTGATAGCCATAGGTTCAGATTCCccaatgttatttttgttatattttattttatctgttttccaattaattaatttacttagGTCACGTACGTAGGTTCTCACTGAATTTCtcagaataaaaataaataaaaaaaaaagaattaataaaaaGCAAGGAGAATCGATTCTCAAAGTTTTTCATACGAGAAACCTTGAGAAACTCATGAGATCCACTCTCAAATGAcacatgtcactttttaaaTTGTTAGAAtttgttataataaattaacttcataaaaacttaaaatcttaattaaacagtttatttgttgttattttttattttttttagaaatcacaataaaattaattatttaacaaGTTCCATTATAcataattttcaataatattttcatattattttaaaataatattagttgatacaaaaatattaaaatgattcaAAATTATGAGAGTTAAACAGATATTAATATTATGAAACTAACTAACTatattagtatttataattttatgattgataatatgtttttttcttaacattattgacatgttatataatataaaatataactaattaaaagaattaaatatatttaataaataatttagtttgtttataaaatattaataatgttaagataaaatacaaaaacaaaataacaaaataaatattcaaataaaataaaattataattataaaattatattaaaataataatattgtatgAATGAAAAACTCATTGGATTTCTCATCAATGgacatacaaaattaaaaaaaaattctcaaatttctCTACACTAAAAAAgctaatattatattaatgagAGACTCATTTGAATTTCtaccaatgcacatgctcttaGAGCATCACTAGCGGAGAGAACGTGTTCATTGttgctcaaagaaaaaaaaaatatattttaatatatgattaataaaaaattggtATGTGttgaaaaatagtaaaaaatagtaaaaaatagtAACTTTAGcaatgtttcttttctttctctctgttgtttatatttttttattagtttttattaaaagaatttg from Camelina sativa cultivar DH55 chromosome 3, Cs, whole genome shotgun sequence includes:
- the LOC104777385 gene encoding probable leucine-rich repeat receptor-like protein kinase At5g49770 isoform X2; protein product: METSSQAKSRTASALLNHWQCYVDRNKLSGDIPSSLNNLTNLNELYLANNRLTGSLPNLASLNSLYTLDVSNNTLEFSVIPSWLSSLRSLSPLRMEGIQLEGPIPIFLFSPTELQTINLKRNGINEPLDFGTNYSEQLEFVDLQN
- the LOC104777385 gene encoding probable leucine-rich repeat receptor-like protein kinase At5g49770 isoform X1, encoding METSSQAKSRTASALLNHWQCYVDRNKLSGDIPSSLNNLTNLNELYLANNRLTGSLPNLASLNSLYTLDVSNNTLEFSVIPSWLSSLRSLSPLRMEGIQLEGPIPIFLFSPTELQTINLKRNGINEPLDFGTNYSEQLEFVDLQSNDITHYRPTSSKRIQISKQSGVHGAGERTELLLNSPT